A window of Variovorax paradoxus genomic DNA:
GCGCAGCGCCTGGAGGCGCGGCTGGCTATCAACCTGGGACAGCAAGGACTCGAGGCTGTAAGCCGCGCTTGCCGTGGGGCGAAGCTCGCCGCTCGCCTGTGGCAGGCTTTCCATGCGGAGTTGAAGCTTCGCAGCCAGCTCAGCGCGAGCGTCGATCAGTTGTTCCTTTGCGACGGCCAACTGGTTGCGGGCACGCTCGGCCTCGACCGCTGCCACGTTGGAATCCAGCTTGGTGTCTTCACCTGCGATCCGTCGCTTTTGCACAGCTGCTGCAGTACTTTCGAAGAGACCCAGCGCCTGCTCTTCGAGCTCGGTGCGTTGTTGCAAGGCGAGGACGCGGTAGTACAGCTGCGCCACCTCGACGCGAACTTGTCTGCGGGTCTCGGCGATCTCTTCCTGCAGGGCCATCAACGCCGCGTCGGCAGCTTCGCGGCGAAAGCCTCGCTGGCCTGCGATCTCGAATGTCTGCTGGACGCTGCTCGACCACTCGCGACGCCGTTCAGACGACGCTCCCTCCTGTGGGACAGTCCGGCGGGTGCCATCCAAAGAGACGACTGGATTGTTGTAGAGGAAGGCGTTGGCGTCGGTGCGCGAACCTTCCGCCGAAGCGAGTTCGGCCCGCTTGGCTCTCAAGGCCGGATTGGATTCTTCAGCCAGCCGCCATACCTCCGTCAGGCTCAATCCCTGAAGGACCGGCAGGGGTTGTGCTGGTTGCGCAGTTTGGGCGGTGGATGTCGCGACTTGCGCGAGGCTGGGCCATGCGGCCAAAGCCAATGCACTGGCAATGACCAGCGTCTTGATTCGCATCGAATTCTCCT
This region includes:
- a CDS encoding TolC family protein, which codes for MRIKTLVIASALALAAWPSLAQVATSTAQTAQPAQPLPVLQGLSLTEVWRLAEESNPALRAKRAELASAEGSRTDANAFLYNNPVVSLDGTRRTVPQEGASSERRREWSSSVQQTFEIAGQRGFRREAADAALMALQEEIAETRRQVRVEVAQLYYRVLALQQRTELEEQALGLFESTAAAVQKRRIAGEDTKLDSNVAAVEAERARNQLAVAKEQLIDARAELAAKLQLRMESLPQASGELRPTASAAYSLESLLSQVDSQPRLQALRAREDSARAKLKLESASRYPDLTVGVGVGREGASGARERLTTVSVSVPLPLFKRNAAGIGQASSALTQAEISRSAGLRDAQAQVRALWAKLESLRDRVTRLQERVLPALLDNQQLSVKSQRAGQIGLLELIVVNRQALDARRDLIDALIDYQSTRLALELAAGWPPEGVTP